A DNA window from Octopus sinensis linkage group LG25, ASM634580v1, whole genome shotgun sequence contains the following coding sequences:
- the LOC115224289 gene encoding rho GTPase-activating protein gacU isoform X3 yields MKDVNKKSTTDSASEKEDLNGNSLVISKIQSNTTTDAGRNQELQTEGMGKELDQKSCKPADSQDSAQKSRKGRKGPIVYAEDIPDYRGKEKIEDLLNFIGKSPNNDTLSKDKKKKSKKKGLQGRSCRSSAENKDEKIELLESDSTDLYPAKSSSLDKVCCNCNNSEIDDCLGDDNGQADNSIVLNPEYSSPNSAEPFILVEKKNKKRLNANLNRPNKFAPKSPYRNRKLSSSVMHPHQPHCNEKTELDSSYSDLEGSYKARRNSTGNVHMQMSTVQSITTEDSDNESWTSLPISQVSQGIQLINENSYPISYAKIAALSLPLSNSQSLNRNVPCSVSKAGENVPGCKETSAVVKTNSISVIKDNQVRRTSNGNEQSCCGSDISTENSDNSANYLLKDNDNYLDRRHSVGECIADGTSVKEPKATTSTPKNLHHDKGQKENKNETKEQDISFCDHKTSSIYKNIVSGLCLSSTENGEENFNLSLNNLNKAKNFNKSKLVSHHSLVQQQQHQQQQQQQCNIYVNNSNTKCNMTDILAVKFINPRDKKHNDKQYKITFGFFYDPDNKNGRNTTGSDTIIDGSSCPLSSELPTSLPAEPFLPKQVSNNKDEDHKKLEDRAAKPGCKEGNGVLKSSHINNNNNKTNPGDEATGKTPQLPDANCDSTEKTVKNTEAVKCVSKLNGVVVPTNKNSLETHSLRTNETPESAAISTSSSLPNTSNSKTVSPTAVDDERPHGLSNIQGNNNNLHHHHTSNKKTIPDSKCGGNNGDSTVRSLQDSLQFIALSYGDKIEKDNKQKVIHFRSDVADTQLFNQQEILSYLSNEYRRVCHLSGPSAIVRVGND; encoded by the coding sequence ATGTGAACAAAAAATCGACAACTGACTCTGCATCAGAAAAAGAGGATTTAAACGGTAACTCATTGGTCATCAGCAAGATACAATCAAACACAACTACTGATGCTGGACGAAATCAAGAGTTACAAACAGAGGGAATGGGGAAAGAACTGGACCAGAAGAGCTGCAAGCCAGCTGATTCGCAAGACTCTGCACAGAAGTCTCGCAAGGGCCGCAAAGGTCCTATAGTCTATGCTGAAGATATTCCAGATTATAGAGGAAAAGAGAAGATAGAGGATCTCTTGAACTTCATTGGGAAAAGCCCAAACAATGACACTTTGAGCaaggacaaaaaaaagaaaagtaagaaaaaaggCCTCCAAGGCCGTTCTTGCCGTTCGAGTGCAGAAAATAAGGATGAAAAAATCGAATTGTTGGAGTCTGATTCAACAGATCTTTATccagccaaatcttcctctttGGATAAAGTATGTTGCAACTGCAATAACTCTGAGATTGATGACTGCCTCGGTGATGACAATGGTCAGGCTGATAATAGCATTGTTCTGAATCCGGAATATTCCTCTCCTAATTCTGCTGAGCCCTTTATTCTTGtggagaagaaaaacaagaaacggTTGAATGCAAACCTGAACCGACCGAATAAATTTGCGCCCAAGTCCCCCTACCGAAACCGAAAGCTAAGCTCGTCAGTCATGCATCCCCACCAGCCTCACTGTAATGAAAAAACTGAGTTAGACTCTTCATATTCTGATTTAGAAGGTTCCTATAAAGCACGTCGCAACTCAACTGGCAATGTCCACATGCAGATGTCTACGGTGCAAAGTATAACTACAGAGGATAGTGATAATGAAAGTTGGACATCTTTACCGATTTCTCAGGTTTCTCAGGGAATccaattaattaatgaaaatagttACCCAATTTCCTATGCGAAGATAGCTGCTTTGAGCTTGCCTTTGTCAAACTCTCAGTCATTGAATCGTAATGTCCCATGTTCTGTGTCTAAAGCTGGAGAAAATGTTCCTGGGTGCAAAGAGACTAGTGCTGTTGTTAAAACCAACAGCATCAGTGTAATTAAAGACAATCAAGTTAGGCGTACCTCAAACGGCAATGAGCAGAGTTGTTGTGGAAGTGACATAAGCACTGAGAATAGTGATAATAGTGCTAATTATTTATTGAAAGACAATGATAATTATTTAGATAGGAGGCATTCGGTTGGGGAGTGCATAGCTGACGGTACTTCAGTGAAAGAGCCCAAGGCTACTACCTCCACTCCAAAGAACCTACATCATGACAAGGgccaaaaagagaataaaaatgagaCCAAGGAACAAGATATTTCATTTTGTGATCATAAAacatcatctatatataaaaatatagtttcTGGTCTGTGTCTTAGCTCAACAGAAAACGGGGAGGAGAATTTTAATTTGTCACTTAATAATCTAAATAAAGCCAAGAACTTTAATAAAAGCAAACTAGTTTCTCATCACTCCcttgtacaacaacaacagcaccaacaacaacaacagcagcagtgtaATATTTACGTTAATAACAGTAATACAAAATGTAATATGACGGATATTCTTGCTGTGAAATTTATCAATCCAAGAGATAAGAAGCACAATGACAAACAATATAAGATAACTTTTGGTTTTTTCTATGATCCAGACAATAAAAATGGTAGAAATACGACTGGAAGTGACACCATTATTGATGGTAGCAGCTGTCCTCTCTCTTCAGAACTTCCTACTTCATTGCCTGCCGAGCCCTTTTTGCCCAAGCAGGTATCAAACAATAAAGATGAAGACCACAAGAAGTTAGAGGACAGAGCTGCAAAACCTGGGTGTAAAGAAGGCAACGGTGTTTTGAAATCAtctcatattaataataataataataaaacaaatcctGGTGACGAGGCTACAGGCAAAACCCCTCAACTTCCCGACGCAAACTGTGATTCAACTGAGAAGACTGTAAAAAATACTGAAGCTGTCAAATGTGTTAGCAAATTAAATGGAGTTGTTGTTCCCACCAACAAAAATTCTTTAGAAACCCATTCACTTCGAACAAATGAAACACCCGAGAGTGCCGCCATTTCAACTAGCTCCTCTCTACCAAACACAAGCAATTCCAAAACTGTGAGTCCCACTGCAGTCGATGACGAAAGACCCCACGGTTTGTCCAACATTCAgggaaacaacaacaacctccaccaccatcacacaagcaataaaaaaacaatCCCCGACAGTAAATGCGGGGGAAATAACGGGGACAGTACAGTAAGGTCCTTGCAGGATAGCTTACAATTCATAGCCCTTTCGTATGGGGATAAAATCGAAAAGGACAATAAACAAAAGGTGATACATTTCCGGAGTGATGTGGCTGATACCCAGCTCTTCAACCAACAGGAAATTTTATCCTATCTTAGCAATG